CGTGGTCGGCTCGGGCGGGGCCGACAAGTCGCAGGTCCAGCACATGGTGCGCGTGCTGCTGGCGCTCCCCGAGACCCCAGGCGAGGACGAGGCCGATGCGCTCGCCATCGCCCTCTGTCACGCCCATTCGATGGGCATCCCGGCCCGCAAGCGTGCCGCCGCCTCCTGGCGCGACTGGAGACCCTGACGCATGATCGGACGACTTCAAGGCCGGATTCTGGCCAAGCATCCGCCGCAGCTCCTGCTCGACGTCAACGGTGTTGGCTATGAGCTGGAAGCCCCCATGTCCACCTTCTACGGCCTGCCGGCGGTGGGCGAGACGGCCACGCTCCTGACCCATCTGGCGGTGCGCGAGGATGCCTGGACCCTCTATGGCTTCATCCGTGAGCGCGACCGCGCGCTCTTTCGGGCGCTGATCAAGGTGACGGGCGTCGGGGCGCGCATGGCGCTCGCCATCCTCTCGGGCATGGACGCGGCACGCTTCGCCCAGTGCGTCGAGCAGGAGGACGCCACGGCCCTGACGCGCCTGCCGGGCATCGGCAAGAAGACCGCTGAGCGTCTCATCATCGAGATGCGCGACCGGCTCGGTGGGGTGATGATCGCGCCCGGTGCGGCGTTGCCGTCTGCGGCCGGACAGCCGGCGAGCGGTACGA
The sequence above is drawn from the Allochromatium vinosum DSM 180 genome and encodes:
- the ruvA gene encoding Holliday junction branch migration protein RuvA — its product is MIGRLQGRILAKHPPQLLLDVNGVGYELEAPMSTFYGLPAVGETATLLTHLAVREDAWTLYGFIRERDRALFRALIKVTGVGARMALAILSGMDAARFAQCVEQEDATALTRLPGIGKKTAERLIIEMRDRLGGVMIAPGAALPSAAGQPASGTTTADVVAEDQALADAVSALVALGYKPPDANRMARAVDDGAKTAEEIIRAALRSVNPV